The DNA window CAGTCTGGTCGACTCCGCAACACTACACCCTCGGCCCAGGCCGGCCCAAACCGGGCCCGCAGGTCAGCGGGACGTCGGCTGGCCGGCGGCGAGCGCGGCCAGGTGCGCCTGGTGCAGGCGACGCAGTGCGCGGACCGCCTCGACCGCGCTCTCCTTGTCGGCCGCCTGCAACGCCACCATCGGCAGCAGGTCGTCGTCGTGCAGCTCCAGGCTGGCCCACGGCGCGCCGCGGTCGAACCGGACGCCGCGGATCACCTCCCAGGGCAGTTCGTAGGAGCCGATCACGTTGCGCACCCGCACGCCCCGAGCGTCGGCGACCACCCGGGGGCGGGTGAACAGCAGGAACCCGAGCGCGCCGAACACGCCCAGCCCGACCATGGCGAACTGGTCGCCGCGCTGGAACGAGCCGTATCCGTCGCCGGTGGCACCGGTCAGCGACGTCGCGACGAGACTGAAGACCACCACCAGCGCGATCGCCGACGCCCAGCAGACCACCCGGATGCGGCGGGGCCGCACGGTCACCACGGAATCGCTCACCCGACCAGTCTGCCATCCGGCTCGCGCTCGCGTTCCACCGCCACACGGGCCGGCGCCCGCCGCCGCACCCCGGCCACCAGCACCGCCAGCAGCGTCAGCACGGCGCCGGCCAGCACCGGCAGCCGGACGCCGGGCCCGCCGGGCAGTGCCAGGTCCAGCAGCAGCGCGCCACCGAGTTGCCCGGCCACCAGCGCCAGGCCGGTCCGCAGCACCCCGGCCGCACGTACGCCGACCAGCAGCGCGAGCACGATGCCGACGCCGAACACGCCCCCGACATAGAGCCACCACTGCGTCGGCCAGCGCGGCTGGTCGGCCAGCGAGCCGGCCGCCACCGCCACCGCGCCGATCACCGTCGTGCTGACCACGAAGTTCACCGCGAGGCCGGCGGCCGGCCCGATCCCGGCCGCGACCCGGCCGTTGAGCGCGGACTGCAACGCCACCGCCAGCCCGCCCACGACCGAGAGCAGCACCAGCCCGACCGCCAGGTCGCCGACCGGCCGGCC is part of the Micromonospora sp. WMMD980 genome and encodes:
- a CDS encoding PH domain-containing protein, whose translation is MSDSVVTVRPRRIRVVCWASAIALVVVFSLVATSLTGATGDGYGSFQRGDQFAMVGLGVFGALGFLLFTRPRVVADARGVRVRNVIGSYELPWEVIRGVRFDRGAPWASLELHDDDLLPMVALQAADKESAVEAVRALRRLHQAHLAALAAGQPTSR
- a CDS encoding DMT family transporter, whose amino-acid sequence is MRPLPLPAALAVVVLGGVASAAQGVINAELGERTGDPVLGAVVNNLGGCLIVLAGLAVVPAMRAGLAGLRRAGLPWWSYLGGLGGAVIVLTAPVVVPALGVAVFTIAQVAGGGLGGLAVDRVGLAAGGRLPLTVPRVAGACLGVGAVALAQLGRPVGDLAVGLVLLSVVGGLAVALQSALNGRVAAGIGPAAGLAVNFVVSTTVIGAVAVAAGSLADQPRWPTQWWLYVGGVFGVGIVLALLVGVRAAGVLRTGLALVAGQLGGALLLDLALPGGPGVRLPVLAGAVLTLLAVLVAGVRRRAPARVAVEREREPDGRLVG